One Photobacterium sp. TY1-4 genomic window carries:
- the malE gene encoding maltose/maltodextrin ABC transporter substrate-binding protein MalE: MKKVLSTVAFCTLAALGSVNAHAAIEEGQLTIWINGDKGYNGLAEVGKKFEADTGIAVTVAFPDGLSEKFPQVAAAGDGPDIVFWAHDRFGGYAKSGLLAEIKPSQEVKDKIIDFTWDAVKYDGKYIGYPIAVEALSLIYNKDLVPNPPKNWEDMEALDKKLQKDGKKAIMWNLKEPYFTWPVLSADGGYAFKFTANGYDVKDVGVNNAGAKHGMNFIKALIDKKVISPDMDYSISEAEFNKGNVAMTINGPWSWGNVEKSGINYGVTVLPKLNGSPSKPFVGILTAGISSASPNKDLAVEFIENYLLTDEGLGMVNDDKPLGAVALKSFQSKLDNDSRIAATMDNAMNGEIMPNVPQMTAFWYAQGNAIKNVVDGRQDTDAALNDAARHMLK; this comes from the coding sequence ATGAAGAAAGTCCTCAGCACTGTCGCTTTTTGTACCCTAGCCGCACTTGGCTCTGTAAATGCACACGCCGCGATTGAAGAAGGTCAACTCACCATTTGGATCAACGGTGACAAAGGCTATAACGGCCTGGCCGAAGTGGGTAAGAAATTTGAAGCAGACACAGGGATTGCAGTGACGGTGGCGTTCCCGGACGGCCTGTCTGAAAAATTCCCGCAAGTTGCTGCGGCCGGTGACGGCCCGGATATCGTGTTCTGGGCACACGACCGCTTCGGTGGTTATGCCAAATCCGGCCTGCTGGCAGAAATCAAGCCGTCTCAGGAAGTGAAAGACAAAATCATCGACTTCACCTGGGATGCCGTGAAATACGACGGTAAGTACATCGGCTACCCGATCGCGGTTGAGGCACTTTCTCTGATTTACAACAAAGACCTGGTTCCGAACCCGCCGAAGAACTGGGAAGACATGGAAGCGCTGGACAAGAAACTGCAGAAAGATGGTAAGAAAGCCATCATGTGGAACCTGAAAGAACCGTACTTCACCTGGCCGGTCCTGTCTGCAGACGGTGGTTACGCGTTCAAATTCACCGCCAACGGTTACGACGTGAAAGATGTCGGTGTGAATAACGCCGGTGCCAAGCACGGCATGAACTTCATCAAAGCGCTGATTGACAAGAAAGTGATTTCACCGGACATGGACTACAGCATCTCTGAAGCGGAGTTCAACAAAGGCAACGTGGCGATGACGATTAACGGTCCTTGGTCTTGGGGCAACGTTGAGAAGTCTGGTATCAACTACGGCGTCACTGTGCTGCCGAAACTGAACGGCAGCCCATCGAAGCCATTCGTCGGCATCCTGACTGCGGGGATCAGCTCTGCATCACCAAACAAAGATCTGGCGGTTGAGTTTATCGAAAACTACCTGCTGACCGATGAAGGTCTGGGCATGGTGAACGATGACAAACCACTGGGTGCCGTGGCACTGAAATCGTTCCAGAGCAAACTGGACAATGACTCACGCATCGCTGCAACCATGGATAACGCCATGAACGGCGAAATCATGCCGAACGTGCCTCAGATGACGGCATTCTGGTATGCCCAGGGCAACGCAATTAAAAACGTTGTTGACGGCCGTCAGGATACAGATGCGGCACTGAATGACGCTGCGCGTCACATGCTGAAGTAA
- the malK gene encoding maltose/maltodextrin ABC transporter ATP-binding protein MalK: MASVTLRNVCKAYGDNLISKNVDLDIAEGEFVVFVGPSGCGKSTLLRCIAGLEDITSGDLYIGEERMNDVPPSQRGVGMVFQSYALYPHLNLFDNMSFGMKLAKADKAEIKKRVDHAADILQLGHLLERKPKALSGGQRQRVAIGRTLVSQPNVFLLDEPLSNLDAALRVQMRIEIAKLHKQLGCTMIYVTHDQIEAMTMAQKIVVLDGGFVSQVGKPLELYHYPQNRFVAGFIGSPKMNFMSVSIEQAEDERVMVQLPNGASFWIPVDGTTVNKGDRMSLGIRPEHLVPCDEGDACVEGKVQVVEKLGYETQTYLNLEHMDADFIYRRPDTLPVEVGDSYKVGIPAHRCHLFHSDGRACRRLYQEPGV; encoded by the coding sequence ATGGCAAGTGTCACGTTACGAAATGTATGTAAAGCATATGGAGATAACCTGATATCCAAAAATGTGGATCTCGATATTGCTGAAGGCGAATTCGTGGTTTTTGTAGGGCCGTCAGGTTGTGGTAAATCAACGCTGCTTCGCTGCATTGCCGGCCTGGAAGATATCACGTCGGGTGATCTGTACATCGGTGAAGAGCGGATGAATGACGTCCCGCCATCCCAGCGCGGGGTCGGCATGGTGTTCCAGTCTTACGCACTGTACCCGCACCTCAACCTGTTCGACAACATGTCTTTCGGGATGAAGCTGGCCAAAGCCGACAAAGCCGAAATTAAGAAGCGTGTTGACCATGCGGCAGATATTCTGCAACTGGGCCACTTGCTTGAACGTAAACCGAAAGCCCTTTCCGGTGGCCAGCGCCAACGTGTTGCCATTGGCCGGACTCTGGTTTCCCAGCCGAATGTATTCCTGCTTGATGAACCGCTCTCTAACCTTGATGCGGCACTTCGGGTGCAGATGCGGATCGAAATTGCCAAACTGCACAAGCAACTGGGCTGCACCATGATTTATGTAACCCACGACCAAATCGAAGCCATGACTATGGCCCAGAAAATCGTGGTCCTGGATGGCGGTTTTGTCTCCCAGGTTGGTAAACCCCTGGAGCTGTACCACTACCCGCAAAACCGTTTTGTCGCCGGTTTCATCGGCTCGCCGAAAATGAACTTCATGAGTGTGTCGATTGAACAGGCCGAAGACGAGCGCGTGATGGTGCAACTGCCGAACGGTGCAAGCTTCTGGATCCCGGTTGACGGCACCACAGTCAACAAAGGCGATCGCATGTCGCTGGGGATCCGACCGGAACACCTGGTGCCTTGTGACGAAGGCGATGCCTGCGTTGAGGGCAAAGTTCAGGTGGTTGAAAAACTGGGCTATGAAACCCAAACCTACCTGAACCTGGAACATATGGACGCTGATTTCATCTACCGCCGCCCGGATACGCTACCGGTCGAAGTCGGAGATAGCTACAAAGTCGGTATCCCGGCGCACCGCTGTCACCTGTTCCACAGCGATGGCCGTGCCTGCCGCCGCCTGTACCAGGAGCCGGGCGTTTAA
- a CDS encoding GGDEF domain-containing protein — protein sequence MFAHYQELLLVLPYVLLGLVILLSQPFNQGKTALTALMMVIAFYIIQTYLQSPLSNAQTRLIYLLLATLLPLNLLQVHILPERRLFSRFGSGYLLFLGAQLGWGALVVNHFAGHPLPELWDSYFFTLKSLSPLPILLLLLYLGICLACGSAVLKRNQSHDQAIFTCLLFAGITFATFQQAYISAVAFSVTGVLLLLNLISCSHELAYIDPLTGIPGRRALETELKHLGRNYALAMVDVDHFKAFNDTYGHKTGDDVLRLVARKMQTIKGGAEVYRYGGEEFTVLFKGKEKAQCLPYLETLRETIAGYEMTLRQYDSRDDNDQQGAAKRGKKAAKDTVQVTVSIGVADSFPDTHPTAVMKAADEALYQAKQAGRNQIAS from the coding sequence GTGTTTGCACACTACCAGGAACTGTTGTTGGTATTGCCATATGTATTGCTTGGGCTGGTGATCCTCCTCAGCCAGCCCTTCAATCAGGGCAAGACTGCCCTGACGGCGTTAATGATGGTCATTGCGTTTTATATCATTCAGACCTATTTGCAATCTCCGCTGAGCAATGCACAAACCCGGCTGATTTACCTGCTTCTGGCTACCTTGCTGCCGCTCAACCTGCTCCAAGTCCATATCCTGCCTGAGCGACGGTTGTTCTCCCGCTTCGGCAGCGGTTATTTACTGTTTCTCGGTGCCCAACTGGGATGGGGAGCCCTGGTCGTAAATCATTTTGCCGGACATCCCCTACCCGAGCTCTGGGACAGTTATTTCTTCACCTTGAAATCCCTGTCGCCTTTACCCATTTTATTGCTCCTGCTCTATCTCGGCATTTGCCTCGCCTGCGGTTCCGCGGTACTTAAACGCAATCAGAGCCATGATCAGGCCATTTTCACCTGCCTGCTGTTTGCCGGGATCACATTTGCCACATTTCAGCAGGCATACATCTCCGCTGTGGCATTTTCCGTCACCGGAGTGCTCCTGCTGCTTAATCTGATCAGCTGCAGCCACGAGCTGGCCTACATCGACCCGCTGACCGGGATCCCCGGTCGCCGTGCGCTGGAAACGGAGCTGAAACATTTAGGTCGCAACTATGCCCTGGCCATGGTCGATGTCGACCATTTCAAAGCCTTCAATGACACCTATGGCCACAAAACCGGTGACGACGTCCTTCGACTGGTCGCCCGGAAAATGCAGACCATCAAGGGCGGCGCGGAAGTCTACCGCTATGGCGGGGAGGAATTTACGGTGCTGTTCAAGGGGAAAGAAAAAGCGCAGTGCCTTCCCTATCTGGAAACCTTGCGGGAAACCATCGCTGGCTACGAAATGACGCTGCGCCAATACGACAGCCGAGACGACAATGATCAGCAAGGCGCCGCCAAACGCGGCAAGAAAGCCGCCAAAGACACGGTCCAGGTGACCGTGAGTATCGGGGTCGCTGACAGCTTCCCGGATACCCATCCAACCGCGGTGATGAAAGCGGCCGACGAAGCCTTATACCAAGCCAAACAGGCCGGTCGTAACCAGATCGCCAGCTGA
- the malF gene encoding maltose ABC transporter permease MalF has product MQSVQGAGLLESQQEDPKFNYRKWLKWSLLGMIGAVNGYATILMYAQGEIPFALLTVVLTALALYIFGSKRTYAHRYIFPGIAGMLIFIIFPLVYTVGLAFTNYSASNQLSLDRTQAVLQQRSFQSGESYRFDLYKVEHGHQIVIKDGSVLLASDVFDLTAPSTMNLREVTAVHGEKEKIKTIVNNRDSLSQVELLMPDGHEITMSGLRKFAAEKPLFTLQDDGLTLLNNQTQQLYQPNMAIGYYQPVDADGNFVDKPISPGFVVGVGGANFERVLTDDGIKEPFVGIFIWTVVFAFLAVALTLAVGMVLACVVQWEPLQGSGIYRVLLILPYAVPSFISILIFKGLFNQSFGEINMMLDALFGIKPSWFSDPVMARVMVVLVNTWLGFPYMMILCMGLLKSIPDDLYEASAIDGAGPVQNFFKITLPMLIKPMTPLLIASFAFNFNNFVMIMLLTSGGPNMVGTSEPAGYTDLLVSYTYRIAFEGGGGQDFGLAGAIATIIFLMVSVMALLNLKFTKSTLEQD; this is encoded by the coding sequence ATGCAGTCAGTTCAAGGTGCAGGGCTTTTAGAATCCCAACAAGAAGACCCGAAATTTAACTATCGCAAGTGGCTGAAATGGTCGCTGCTCGGCATGATCGGTGCGGTCAACGGTTATGCCACTATCCTGATGTACGCGCAGGGCGAAATCCCGTTTGCACTGCTTACAGTTGTTCTTACCGCACTGGCTCTTTATATCTTCGGCAGTAAACGAACTTACGCCCATCGTTATATTTTCCCCGGGATTGCCGGGATGTTGATTTTCATTATTTTCCCGCTTGTTTATACCGTTGGGTTGGCATTTACCAACTACAGCGCATCGAACCAGCTCTCCCTGGACCGGACACAGGCTGTTCTGCAACAGCGGTCTTTCCAGTCGGGTGAAAGCTATCGGTTTGATCTGTATAAAGTTGAACACGGGCATCAGATTGTCATCAAGGACGGCAGTGTCTTGTTGGCCTCGGATGTGTTTGACCTTACTGCACCAAGCACCATGAACCTGCGTGAGGTCACGGCAGTTCACGGTGAAAAAGAAAAGATTAAAACCATTGTCAACAACCGCGACAGCTTGTCTCAGGTTGAGCTGCTGATGCCGGACGGCCATGAAATCACCATGAGCGGCCTGCGTAAGTTTGCGGCAGAAAAACCACTGTTTACCCTGCAGGATGATGGCCTGACCCTGCTCAATAACCAGACCCAACAGCTGTATCAACCCAACATGGCCATTGGTTATTACCAGCCGGTTGATGCCGACGGGAACTTTGTCGACAAGCCGATTTCTCCTGGATTTGTGGTCGGCGTTGGTGGGGCCAACTTCGAGCGCGTACTGACGGATGACGGGATTAAAGAGCCGTTTGTCGGTATCTTCATCTGGACAGTTGTCTTTGCCTTTCTGGCCGTTGCCCTGACCCTGGCGGTCGGGATGGTGCTGGCCTGCGTAGTCCAGTGGGAGCCGCTGCAAGGGAGTGGCATCTACCGTGTGCTGCTGATCCTGCCGTATGCCGTCCCGTCGTTTATTTCGATTCTGATCTTCAAGGGGCTGTTTAACCAGAGTTTCGGTGAAATCAACATGATGCTTGATGCGCTGTTCGGTATCAAACCGTCCTGGTTCTCTGATCCAGTGATGGCCCGGGTCATGGTGGTGCTGGTGAATACCTGGCTGGGCTTCCCTTACATGATGATCTTGTGTATGGGTCTGCTGAAATCGATCCCGGACGATCTTTACGAAGCATCCGCCATTGATGGTGCCGGTCCGGTGCAGAACTTCTTCAAGATCACCCTGCCGATGCTGATCAAGCCGATGACCCCGCTGCTGATTGCCAGCTTCGCATTTAACTTCAACAACTTTGTCATGATCATGCTGTTGACTTCCGGTGGCCCGAATATGGTGGGTACGTCTGAGCCGGCCGGTTATACCGACTTGCTGGTGAGCTACACCTACCGTATCGCCTTTGAAGGGGGCGGTGGCCAGGACTTCGGTCTGGCGGGTGCAATCGCCACGATTATCTTCCTGATGGTCAGTGTGATGGCATTGCTGAACCTGAAATTCACAAAGTCGACCCTAGAGCAGGATTAA
- the malG gene encoding maltose ABC transporter permease MalG produces the protein MPMVQPKSLKYRVWATHIGLCLFLAMILFPLLMIIAISLREGNFASGELIPSNPTLDHWRLALGFSVTNADGSVTPPPFPVLLWLWNTVKVAGITSIIIVALSTTSAYAFARLRFKGKSTILKGMMIFQMFPAVLALVALYALFDRLGQYIPFLGLNTHGGLIFSYLGGIALHVWTIKGYFETIDGSLEEAAALDGATPWQAFRLVLLPLSVPILAVVFILSFIGVVTEVPVASLLLTDVDNYTLAVGMQQYLYPQNYLWGDFAAAAVLSAIPITTVFLMAQRFLVGGLTSGGVKG, from the coding sequence ATGCCAATGGTTCAACCAAAATCTTTGAAGTACCGGGTATGGGCGACCCATATCGGACTGTGCCTGTTCCTGGCGATGATCCTGTTCCCGCTGCTGATGATTATTGCTATCTCGCTGCGTGAAGGGAACTTCGCCAGTGGTGAGCTGATCCCAAGTAACCCGACGCTGGATCACTGGCGCCTGGCGCTGGGCTTCTCAGTGACCAATGCTGACGGTAGTGTCACACCGCCACCGTTCCCGGTCCTGCTGTGGCTGTGGAACACCGTCAAAGTTGCCGGGATCACGTCGATTATCATCGTTGCCCTGTCAACTACCAGTGCCTATGCCTTTGCCCGCCTGCGTTTTAAAGGCAAGAGCACGATTCTGAAAGGGATGATGATCTTCCAGATGTTCCCGGCGGTTCTGGCGCTGGTGGCACTGTACGCCCTGTTTGATCGCCTGGGTCAATACATTCCGTTCCTGGGCCTCAATACGCATGGCGGCCTGATCTTCTCCTATCTCGGTGGGATCGCACTGCACGTCTGGACGATCAAAGGTTACTTCGAAACGATCGACGGCTCACTGGAAGAAGCGGCAGCCCTCGACGGTGCGACGCCGTGGCAGGCATTCCGTCTGGTACTGCTGCCACTGTCGGTGCCGATTCTGGCCGTAGTGTTTATCCTGTCGTTTATCGGGGTAGTCACAGAAGTCCCGGTTGCCTCTTTGCTGCTGACGGATGTCGATAACTACACCCTGGCGGTCGGGATGCAGCAGTACCTGTATCCGCAGAACTATCTGTGGGGCGATTTCGCTGCGGCGGCCGTGTTGTCTGCGATTCCAATCACCACAGTATTCCTGATGGCTCAGCGCTTCCTGGTGGGGGGGTTGACATCGGGTGGTGTGAAAGGCTGA
- a CDS encoding DEAD/DEAH box helicase: MQESVTEFRQLELADTLLSALDTMGFVAPTPIQAASIPLLLTGTDALGKAQTGTGKTAAFSLPLLNKLDLDQRKPQAIVMAPTRELAIQVAAEIKVLGQNIKGLKVLEIYGGASIVDQMRALKSGAHIVVGTPGRVKDLISRDRLHLDEVHTFVLDEADEMLKMGFVDDVTWIMEQAPETAQRVLFSATMPPIVKEIVDRFLREPARIDVAGENRTVSKVEQQFWVVKGVEKDEAMMRLLETEDTDASIVFVRTRQDTERLADWLSARGFKAAALHGDIPQSLRERTVEHIKRGVIDILVATDVVARGLDVPRITHVFNYDIPFDVESYIHRIGRTGRAGRNGKAILLVRTNQIRMLRTIERVTKSRMEEIQLPMRDVVAEARLSRLGQELEAQKEEASLESFVELVEKLQESIEVDAATLAAMLLKRQQGNRPLFYKGPDPMVAAIEREKQRRDRRREDGDRGDRGERRERRTFNTADWDTYQLQVGREQGVQVKDIVGAIANELGLNKDSIGAIKLAPEHTYVQLPKKMTSEVVSQLKKLRIRQKEAQAVVVEDDVLREHRRGGRDGNRDGNRGGYRGNRDGNREGGRGRREGERRFDRNRGGDHRGSYRGERNHGNGNDRRRTERSSKPRFEA, from the coding sequence ATGCAAGAATCTGTTACAGAATTTCGCCAGTTAGAACTGGCCGACACACTACTATCCGCACTTGACACTATGGGCTTCGTTGCGCCGACTCCTATTCAGGCGGCGTCTATTCCTCTTCTCTTAACGGGTACTGATGCGCTGGGTAAAGCGCAGACGGGTACCGGTAAAACTGCGGCCTTCTCTCTGCCGCTGCTGAACAAGCTGGATCTGGACCAGCGTAAACCACAAGCAATTGTAATGGCGCCGACGCGTGAGCTGGCCATTCAGGTTGCAGCTGAAATTAAAGTGCTTGGTCAAAACATCAAGGGCTTGAAAGTTCTGGAAATTTACGGTGGTGCATCGATCGTTGATCAAATGCGCGCACTGAAATCAGGCGCTCACATTGTTGTGGGTACACCGGGTCGTGTGAAAGACCTGATCTCCCGTGATCGCCTGCACCTGGACGAAGTACACACCTTCGTTCTGGATGAAGCCGACGAAATGCTGAAAATGGGCTTCGTTGACGACGTCACCTGGATCATGGAGCAAGCGCCTGAAACTGCACAGCGCGTGCTGTTCTCAGCCACCATGCCTCCAATCGTCAAAGAAATCGTCGATCGCTTCCTGCGTGAGCCTGCGCGTATCGATGTCGCCGGCGAAAACCGTACGGTTTCTAAAGTGGAACAGCAATTCTGGGTCGTGAAGGGCGTCGAGAAAGACGAAGCCATGATGCGTCTGCTGGAAACTGAAGATACTGACGCGTCTATCGTGTTCGTTCGTACCCGTCAGGATACCGAGCGTCTGGCGGACTGGCTGTCTGCCCGCGGCTTTAAAGCTGCTGCTCTGCACGGTGATATCCCGCAGTCTCTGCGTGAGCGTACCGTTGAACACATCAAGCGTGGTGTGATTGATATCCTGGTAGCAACGGACGTTGTTGCCCGTGGTCTGGACGTACCGCGTATTACGCACGTATTCAACTACGATATCCCATTCGATGTTGAATCATACATCCACCGTATCGGTCGTACAGGCCGTGCCGGTCGTAACGGTAAAGCGATCCTGCTGGTTCGCACCAACCAGATCCGCATGCTGCGTACTATCGAGCGTGTGACTAAGTCTCGCATGGAAGAAATCCAACTGCCGATGCGTGATGTTGTTGCTGAAGCGCGTCTGAGCCGTCTGGGTCAGGAGCTGGAAGCACAGAAAGAAGAAGCAAGTCTGGAATCTTTCGTTGAGCTGGTTGAGAAGCTGCAGGAAAGCATCGAAGTTGATGCCGCAACTCTGGCTGCGATGCTGCTGAAACGTCAGCAGGGTAATCGTCCGCTGTTCTACAAAGGCCCGGACCCAATGGTTGCTGCCATCGAGCGTGAGAAGCAGCGTCGTGATCGTCGTCGTGAAGATGGTGACCGCGGAGACCGTGGCGAGCGCCGTGAGCGTCGTACCTTCAACACTGCTGATTGGGATACGTACCAACTGCAGGTTGGCCGTGAGCAAGGTGTTCAGGTGAAAGACATCGTTGGCGCGATTGCGAACGAGCTGGGTCTGAACAAAGACAGCATCGGTGCAATCAAACTGGCGCCTGAGCACACCTATGTTCAGCTGCCGAAGAAGATGACCAGCGAAGTTGTGTCACAACTGAAGAAACTGCGTATTCGTCAGAAAGAAGCGCAAGCGGTTGTTGTTGAAGATGACGTGCTGCGTGAGCACCGTCGTGGTGGCCGTGACGGTAACCGAGATGGGAATCGTGGCGGTTACCGTGGCAACCGTGATGGTAATCGTGAAGGCGGTCGCGGCCGTCGTGAAGGCGAGCGTCGTTTTGACCGCAACCGTGGTGGTGATCACCGTGGTAGCTACCGTGGTGAACGTAACCATGGCAACGGTAACGATCGTCGCCGCACTGAGCGCAGCAGCAAGCCACGTTTCGAGGCTTAA
- a CDS encoding exoribonuclease II — MFQDNPLLAQLKKQIQETLPKKEGTIKATDRGFGFLEIDNSKDSFFIPPNYMKNVMHGDRVIAVIRTEKEREVAEPQELVEQCMTRFIGRIKLIRDRLHVVPDHPQLKDAIKARAMKGLNPELLKEGDWVVANMTRHPLVGDNKTFFCEVQEKITDSNDKIAPWWVTLARHDLPNAEPAPQDSWNMLEEGLERRDLTDLPFITIDGESTKDMDDALYTVAKEDGSFELTVAIADPTSYITVGDSMDKEARQRGFTIYLPGRNIPMLPRELSDELCSLMEGEKRPALCCQVTVDKDGVIQDNIEFFAAWIQSQGRLSYDNVSDLLEHGNAEGWAPSDVIRQQIDALHGFANARSEWRANNAVVFPDRPDYRFELSADNDVVAIHTDPRRTANRMIEEAMITANICAGRVLQEKFGFGVYNYHNGFNPEKLDAAMDFLTEAEAPFEKEQLLTLDGFSSLRRWLNALDTTYLDNRLRKFQAYSEVGNKPAPHYAMGLDVYATWTSPIRKYGDMINHRLLKAVISGLEPSQVPDDEVGEEIANHRRHHRMAERDVADWLYVRLLKDAVKDETVFTAEVFDINRAGMRVRLIENGAAAFIPGPLIMDNKKRIECNGDLGVINIDNVREFQLGDMFEVKLAEVRTATRQLVAKPVKTFPPLVDEQQAEAPKTEQPTEEKA, encoded by the coding sequence ATGTTTCAAGACAATCCACTATTAGCACAGCTAAAAAAGCAAATTCAGGAAACCTTGCCGAAAAAAGAAGGCACCATTAAAGCCACCGACCGCGGCTTTGGTTTTCTGGAGATCGACAACAGCAAAGACAGCTTTTTCATTCCGCCAAACTACATGAAAAACGTCATGCACGGTGACCGTGTGATTGCCGTGATTCGGACTGAAAAAGAACGTGAAGTTGCAGAGCCGCAAGAGCTGGTCGAACAATGTATGACTCGCTTTATTGGCCGCATCAAACTGATCCGCGATCGTCTGCATGTTGTGCCCGATCACCCGCAGCTCAAAGATGCGATTAAAGCCCGTGCCATGAAAGGCCTGAACCCAGAGCTACTTAAGGAAGGCGACTGGGTTGTTGCGAACATGACACGTCACCCGCTGGTCGGCGACAACAAAACGTTCTTCTGTGAAGTGCAAGAAAAGATCACTGACAGTAATGACAAGATTGCCCCGTGGTGGGTTACCCTGGCCCGCCATGACCTGCCAAACGCCGAGCCGGCGCCGCAAGATAGCTGGAATATGCTGGAAGAAGGCCTGGAGCGTCGCGACCTGACCGACCTGCCATTCATTACCATTGATGGTGAATCGACCAAAGATATGGACGATGCGCTCTATACGGTCGCCAAAGAAGACGGCAGCTTTGAGCTTACCGTTGCCATCGCCGATCCAACGTCTTACATCACTGTCGGCGACAGCATGGATAAAGAAGCCCGTCAACGTGGTTTCACCATCTACCTGCCAGGCCGTAACATCCCGATGCTGCCGCGTGAACTGAGCGACGAGCTGTGTTCACTGATGGAAGGCGAAAAACGCCCGGCATTGTGCTGCCAGGTGACCGTCGATAAAGATGGCGTGATCCAGGACAATATCGAATTCTTCGCGGCTTGGATCCAATCTCAGGGCCGCCTGTCTTATGACAACGTGTCTGATCTGCTGGAGCACGGCAATGCCGAAGGCTGGGCCCCAAGCGATGTGATCCGTCAGCAAATCGATGCCCTGCATGGTTTTGCCAATGCTCGCAGCGAATGGCGTGCCAACAACGCCGTCGTCTTCCCGGACCGCCCCGACTACCGTTTCGAACTGAGCGCAGACAACGATGTGGTCGCAATCCACACCGACCCGCGCCGGACGGCCAACCGCATGATTGAAGAAGCCATGATCACGGCGAACATCTGTGCCGGCCGTGTCCTGCAAGAGAAGTTTGGTTTTGGTGTTTATAACTACCACAACGGCTTCAATCCGGAAAAACTGGATGCCGCCATGGACTTCCTGACCGAAGCCGAAGCGCCGTTCGAGAAAGAACAACTGCTGACACTGGACGGCTTCAGCTCCCTGCGTCGCTGGTTGAACGCCCTGGACACCACCTACCTGGACAACCGCCTGCGTAAGTTCCAGGCGTACAGCGAAGTGGGGAACAAGCCGGCACCGCATTACGCCATGGGCTTGGATGTTTACGCTACCTGGACCTCGCCAATTCGTAAGTACGGCGACATGATCAACCACCGCCTGCTTAAAGCTGTCATCAGCGGCCTTGAGCCGAGCCAGGTGCCGGATGATGAAGTCGGGGAAGAGATTGCCAACCACCGTCGTCACCACCGTATGGCTGAGCGTGATGTGGCCGACTGGCTGTACGTTCGTCTGCTGAAAGACGCCGTTAAAGATGAGACGGTCTTTACCGCAGAAGTATTCGACATCAACCGTGCCGGGATGCGTGTACGCCTGATTGAAAACGGCGCTGCCGCGTTCATTCCGGGCCCGCTGATCATGGATAACAAAAAACGAATCGAGTGCAACGGTGATCTCGGCGTGATCAACATCGATAACGTCCGTGAATTTCAGTTGGGTGACATGTTTGAAGTGAAACTGGCTGAAGTTCGTACTGCAACGCGCCAGCTGGTTGCGAAACCTGTGAAGACCTTCCCGCCGCTGGTTGATGAGCAACAGGCCGAAGCGCCAAAGACTGAACAGCCGACAGAAGAGAAAGCTTAA
- a CDS encoding DUF1415 domain-containing protein — MSTIDKSDVTQQVQQWLEDVVIGLNLCPFAAKPNRNKQIKIHVSDAATEADLLEDIYQEIKTLDDTPAEALDTTLVVTPVLFAAFEDYNQFLDLVDALLHQLGKEGTYQVASFHPNYCFYGTAPDDAENLTNRSPFPIFHLIREASVEKVLKHYPDPEGIPERNIDCVENLSEAQVRKLFPFLFKSL, encoded by the coding sequence ATGTCGACCATCGATAAATCAGACGTTACCCAACAAGTTCAACAGTGGCTGGAAGATGTGGTCATCGGCCTGAACCTGTGCCCGTTCGCCGCCAAGCCCAACCGCAACAAACAGATTAAAATTCACGTCAGCGATGCCGCCACGGAAGCCGACCTGCTGGAAGATATCTATCAGGAAATCAAAACGCTGGATGACACGCCGGCCGAGGCACTGGACACGACCTTGGTTGTCACGCCAGTTTTATTCGCTGCATTTGAGGACTACAACCAGTTTCTTGATCTCGTGGACGCCCTGCTTCACCAACTCGGCAAAGAAGGCACCTATCAGGTGGCCAGTTTCCATCCGAATTACTGCTTTTATGGGACGGCTCCGGATGACGCAGAAAACCTCACCAACCGTTCACCGTTTCCGATTTTTCACCTGATCCGCGAAGCCAGCGTTGAAAAAGTCCTGAAGCATTACCCGGATCCGGAAGGCATTCCCGAGCGCAATATTGACTGTGTGGAAAACTTGTCCGAAGCACAAGTGAGAAAATTATTTCCTTTTCTTTTCAAATCTTTGTAA